From one Paracoccus pantotrophus genomic stretch:
- a CDS encoding GlxA family transcriptional regulator, producing MSPKSPLHLTFLLFDGFSNMVLASAIEPLRAARDLSGRRLFSWQVSSLDGGAVTSSSRLAIAVDLPLERVGATDALILVSGYGMRDHLQRDSMRAVLRKARGLPVLGGLDTGAWLLAQMGLLAGRRAAIHWMEREALAEAFPEITVVPDPYVADGNIVTCGGAQSVLSWSLDLIGAQAGEALRFDVANMFGRVMGRSTDPVEWQLPSRMTDSALPPALQRAIVAMRETAEQPLPLPRIAERAALSPRSMDRLFHAHLGLSAGGYYRQIRLSHARALALETKLSLGEIASRTGFSSPATLARAYRRAFGETVRKTGTR from the coding sequence ATGTCGCCAAAATCGCCGCTGCACCTGACCTTCCTGCTGTTCGACGGCTTCTCGAACATGGTGCTGGCCAGCGCCATCGAGCCCCTGCGGGCGGCCCGCGACCTGTCGGGGCGGCGGCTGTTTTCCTGGCAGGTCAGCTCGCTGGACGGCGGGGCGGTCACCAGCTCGTCGCGGCTGGCGATCGCGGTCGATCTGCCGCTGGAACGGGTGGGGGCGACGGATGCGCTGATCCTGGTCTCGGGCTACGGCATGCGCGACCATTTGCAGCGCGACTCGATGCGGGCGGTGCTGCGCAAGGCGCGCGGGCTGCCGGTGTTGGGCGGCCTCGACACCGGGGCGTGGCTGCTGGCGCAGATGGGCCTGCTGGCCGGGCGCCGTGCCGCGATCCACTGGATGGAGCGCGAGGCGCTGGCCGAGGCCTTTCCGGAAATCACCGTGGTGCCCGACCCCTATGTCGCGGACGGCAATATCGTCACCTGCGGCGGCGCGCAAAGCGTACTCAGCTGGTCGCTGGACCTGATCGGCGCACAGGCAGGCGAGGCGCTGCGCTTCGACGTGGCCAACATGTTCGGCCGGGTCATGGGCCGCAGCACCGATCCGGTGGAATGGCAATTGCCCAGCCGCATGACCGACAGCGCCCTGCCACCGGCGCTGCAGCGCGCCATCGTCGCCATGCGCGAAACCGCCGAGCAGCCCCTGCCCCTGCCCCGCATCGCCGAGCGCGCGGCGCTGTCGCCGCGCAGCATGGACCGGCTGTTCCATGCCCATCTGGGCCTGTCGGCCGGCGGCTATTACCGGCAGATCCGGCTGTCCCATGCCCGGGCCCTGGCGCTGGAAACCAAGCTGTCGCTGGGCGAGATCGCCTCGCGTACCGGGTTCTCGTCGCCCGCCACGCTGGCACGCGCCTATCGCCGCGCTTTCGGGGAAACCGTGCGGAAAACCGGGACGCGATAG
- a CDS encoding GntR family transcriptional regulator gives MSMQPNIDFTLSTAPQVYDWLRDAILRGALPPGTRLSETEIATQVGVSRQPVREAFIRLTADGLAEVRPQRGTYIRRISVSAVLSARLIREAVESDLIRMLAKQADDRLLAHLDREIEEQAQAVARNDAETFVRLDDRFHRLLAVAAGQEAVWEVLEGLKSQMNRLRYITARTFDIQKLIGQHAEIVEGLRNHDPGLAEAAMRRHLRELLNDLPEIARARPELFIP, from the coding sequence ATGTCCATGCAGCCCAATATCGACTTCACGCTTTCAACCGCGCCGCAGGTCTATGACTGGCTGCGGGACGCGATCCTGCGCGGCGCGCTGCCGCCCGGCACCCGGCTGAGCGAAACCGAGATCGCCACCCAGGTCGGCGTCAGCCGCCAGCCGGTGCGCGAGGCCTTCATCCGCCTGACCGCCGACGGGCTGGCCGAGGTCCGGCCCCAGCGCGGCACCTATATCCGCCGCATCTCGGTTTCGGCGGTGCTGTCGGCGCGGCTGATCCGCGAGGCGGTCGAGAGCGATCTGATCCGCATGCTGGCCAAGCAGGCCGACGACCGGCTGCTGGCCCATCTGGACCGCGAGATCGAGGAACAGGCCCAGGCCGTCGCCCGCAACGATGCCGAAACCTTCGTGCGGCTGGACGACCGCTTCCACCGGCTGCTGGCCGTGGCCGCCGGGCAGGAGGCGGTCTGGGAGGTGCTGGAGGGGCTGAAATCGCAGATGAACCGCCTGCGCTACATCACCGCGCGCACCTTCGACATCCAGAAGCTGATCGGCCAGCATGCCGAGATCGTCGAGGGCCTGCGCAACCACGATCCCGGCCTGGCCGAAGCCGCCATGCGCCGCCACCTGCGCGAATTGCTCAACGACCTGCCCGAGATCGCGCGCGCGCGCCCCGAACTTTTCATACCCTGA
- a CDS encoding TRAP transporter substrate-binding protein, which produces MITLNRRRFAALAVACMTAASAKGASAAELTLKLGHLANEQNSWHKASLKFAEELDRLTEGRIAVEVFPNDSLGREMDLINGMQLGTVEMTITGESLQNWAPMAALLAIPYAYQSLEHMDAVAGGEIGQQIEAQIIERAQVRPIAYFARGPRNLTANHPITTPAELNRMRLRVPNVPLFVDTWTALGAQPTPMAFSEVFTSLQNGTIGGQENPLALIQAASLNEVQSHVNQTEHVRSWIYLTIAEQVWQRLSEEDQAHVLEAARIAQEFEREQFLQDEDAIRADLEAKGMTFVEVDQQAFAEGSRDAVIKSVDESIKPIVEDLFNH; this is translated from the coding sequence ATGATCACCCTGAACCGTCGCCGCTTCGCGGCGCTGGCCGTGGCCTGCATGACCGCCGCTTCCGCCAAGGGCGCCTCGGCCGCCGAACTGACGCTGAAGCTCGGCCATCTGGCGAACGAGCAGAACTCCTGGCACAAGGCGTCGCTGAAATTCGCCGAGGAGCTTGACCGCCTGACCGAGGGCCGCATCGCCGTCGAGGTCTTCCCGAACGACTCGCTGGGCCGCGAGATGGACCTGATCAACGGCATGCAGCTCGGCACGGTCGAGATGACCATCACCGGCGAAAGCCTTCAGAACTGGGCGCCCATGGCGGCCCTGCTGGCCATTCCCTATGCCTATCAGTCGCTTGAGCACATGGACGCGGTCGCCGGCGGCGAGATCGGCCAGCAGATCGAGGCGCAGATCATCGAGCGCGCGCAGGTCCGGCCCATCGCCTATTTCGCCCGCGGCCCGCGCAACCTGACCGCGAACCACCCCATCACCACCCCGGCCGAGCTGAACCGCATGCGGCTGCGGGTGCCCAACGTGCCGCTCTTCGTCGACACCTGGACCGCGCTCGGCGCCCAGCCGACGCCGATGGCTTTCTCGGAGGTCTTCACCTCGCTGCAGAACGGCACCATCGGCGGGCAGGAAAACCCGCTGGCGCTGATCCAGGCCGCCTCGCTGAACGAGGTGCAGAGCCATGTGAACCAGACCGAGCATGTGCGCAGCTGGATCTACCTGACCATCGCCGAGCAGGTCTGGCAGCGCCTGTCCGAAGAGGACCAGGCCCATGTGCTGGAGGCCGCCCGCATCGCGCAAGAGTTCGAGCGCGAGCAGTTCCTGCAGGACGAGGACGCCATCCGCGCCGATCTGGAGGCCAAGGGCATGACCTTCGTCGAGGTCGACCAGCAGGCATTCGCCGAGGGCTCGCGCGATGCGGTGATCAAAAGCGTCGACGAAAGCATCAAGCCCATCGTCGAGGATCTGTTCAACCACTGA
- a CDS encoding TRAP transporter small permease, with product MKNLALLQRGVAAASRFAVGIAFFALIVVVTLQIATRTFGLPSPVWTEELSRYLLLYMTAFGIGLSLMTGELVNVDLLQETVSEARAWWMRLIAAICTAALGAVMIWPAWKFTTIGAFQRSPSLRWPMDIIHASVLVLSVLLFLFALLRVIGMIAGTDDGRPHLAEEA from the coding sequence ATGAAAAACCTGGCACTCTTGCAACGCGGCGTCGCGGCGGCCAGCCGGTTTGCGGTGGGCATCGCCTTCTTCGCGCTGATCGTGGTGGTCACGCTTCAGATCGCCACCCGGACCTTCGGCCTGCCCTCGCCGGTCTGGACCGAGGAACTGTCGCGCTATCTGCTGCTCTACATGACCGCCTTCGGCATCGGCCTGTCGCTGATGACGGGTGAGCTGGTGAACGTGGACCTGCTGCAGGAAACCGTCTCGGAGGCCCGCGCCTGGTGGATGCGGCTGATCGCGGCGATCTGCACCGCGGCGCTTGGCGCGGTGATGATCTGGCCGGCCTGGAAATTCACCACCATCGGCGCCTTCCAGCGCTCGCCCAGCCTGCGCTGGCCGATGGACATCATCCACGCTTCGGTTCTGGTGCTGTCGGTCCTGCTGTTCCTGTTCGCGCTTTTGCGGGTGATCGGCATGATCGCCGGCACCGATGACGGGCGGCCCCACCTTGCCGAGGAAGCCTGA